The following coding sequences lie in one Alicyclobacillus curvatus genomic window:
- a CDS encoding ABC transporter permease, whose protein sequence is MLSYLIRRVIALVPLLLGVSMLVFLIIHLIPGNPVAMLLGPNATSHAEVVALTKELGLNQSLPEQYWKWLINVLQGNLGYSFTQNQAVTDLIAEMLPFTLTLSVCALVVAIVIGVSLGVVAAVRQGSFIDTLALASANLGIAIPSFWLGLLLILVFGVALKWIPIVSSPNGVGLILPSITLGWGAAGLITRMVRSSLIEAMQEDYIRTARAKGLRRRRVLIKHGLRNALLPTLVVVGLQFGSLLAGSVVVEVIFSRPGIGRLLIQAILAKDYALVQGLVLVIASMYAVINLIVDIGYGVVDPRIKLR, encoded by the coding sequence ATGTTATCGTATTTGATTCGACGGGTCATCGCGCTTGTTCCCCTGCTGCTCGGGGTATCCATGCTTGTTTTCCTGATTATCCATCTGATTCCAGGTAATCCTGTGGCGATGCTGCTAGGGCCAAACGCAACCTCCCATGCTGAAGTCGTCGCGCTGACGAAAGAACTCGGTCTGAATCAATCGCTTCCGGAACAATACTGGAAGTGGCTGATAAACGTGCTGCAAGGGAACCTCGGATACAGCTTCACACAGAACCAGGCTGTGACTGACTTAATCGCAGAAATGTTGCCGTTCACCCTGACCCTTTCCGTCTGCGCTCTCGTCGTCGCCATTGTCATTGGGGTTTCACTCGGTGTGGTTGCAGCTGTTCGACAGGGGTCTTTTATCGACACGCTGGCACTTGCATCCGCGAACTTGGGAATCGCAATTCCAAGCTTTTGGTTAGGGCTCCTCCTTATCCTCGTGTTCGGTGTTGCGCTCAAGTGGATCCCGATAGTCTCGAGCCCAAACGGCGTCGGGCTGATACTGCCGTCGATTACCCTTGGCTGGGGAGCGGCCGGACTTATTACACGCATGGTCCGCAGTTCGCTGATAGAAGCAATGCAGGAAGACTACATCCGCACTGCCAGAGCCAAGGGTTTGCGCAGAAGACGTGTACTCATCAAACATGGGTTGCGCAATGCCCTCCTGCCAACGCTGGTCGTGGTGGGTCTGCAATTCGGCAGCCTCCTGGCGGGAAGTGTCGTGGTGGAAGTCATATTTTCCCGCCCTGGTATTGGGAGGCTCTTAATTCAGGCGATTCTTGCCAAAGACTACGCGTTGGTCCAGGGTCTGGTGCTGGTGATTGCATCCATGTACGCGGTGATTAATCTCATTGTGGACATCGGCTATGGCGTCGTCGACCCGCGCATCAAGCTCAGGTAG
- a CDS encoding C4-dicarboxylate ABC transporter: MSVVRQFGLNWFTTVMGVGIVAGLTYTSPLRIPFQHHIGAVLFVLLNLIFVVALLLWGLRWMFHADEALNDFRHPARALFYGAFAMGINVVGNDYLIIGTHLMNSNVATDISKVIWVAGTIVSLFTVVVVPYLLFTEHEVEQHQTLATWLIPVVPPIVAAATGANLIPFWGGANVQFAITALVLAMFGVTFFLFIMISSLVYARLVYHKRLSGEAAPSLWVEIGPIGMSMGTFSTLPLQTHAILGPYGNVLHAFGLMFSIVMWGVGIWWIVISAMYTFLHLSKRGEGLPFHMGWWSYVFPIGSFTNGTYALNHLAGNSFFAIAGFVQLIVLWGCFLIVLTKTTRGIWNGSLIQWKVSHFRPDGLRGISRTV, translated from the coding sequence GTGAGTGTTGTGCGGCAGTTTGGGCTTAATTGGTTCACGACGGTGATGGGTGTAGGGATTGTAGCTGGACTAACCTATACGTCGCCGCTTCGAATTCCATTTCAGCATCACATTGGTGCTGTTTTATTTGTACTGTTGAATCTGATTTTTGTGGTCGCTCTTCTGCTTTGGGGCCTTCGTTGGATGTTCCATGCGGATGAGGCACTGAATGACTTTCGTCATCCAGCTCGTGCACTCTTTTACGGTGCGTTTGCAATGGGAATCAATGTGGTTGGGAATGACTATCTCATTATTGGAACACACTTGATGAATAGCAATGTCGCGACCGATATCAGTAAAGTCATCTGGGTGGCAGGGACGATTGTTTCACTATTCACGGTTGTTGTGGTTCCATATCTGCTCTTTACTGAGCACGAAGTTGAACAACATCAAACGCTTGCGACTTGGCTCATCCCAGTGGTTCCCCCGATTGTAGCCGCTGCCACGGGGGCTAACTTGATTCCTTTTTGGGGAGGCGCGAACGTCCAGTTCGCCATAACGGCCTTAGTTTTGGCCATGTTTGGCGTCACATTTTTCCTGTTCATCATGATTAGCTCACTGGTGTATGCGCGGTTGGTGTACCACAAGCGTTTGAGCGGTGAAGCAGCACCGAGTCTCTGGGTTGAAATCGGCCCGATTGGGATGTCAATGGGGACATTCAGTACACTGCCGTTGCAAACACATGCCATTCTCGGACCGTATGGAAACGTTTTGCATGCATTCGGCCTGATGTTTTCTATTGTTATGTGGGGTGTGGGCATCTGGTGGATTGTCATCTCCGCGATGTACACGTTCCTGCACTTGAGCAAACGCGGCGAAGGATTGCCGTTCCATATGGGATGGTGGAGCTACGTGTTCCCAATTGGAAGCTTTACAAACGGCACCTACGCGCTAAACCATCTTGCGGGCAATTCCTTTTTCGCCATCGCAGGGTTCGTCCAACTCATCGTCCTGTGGGGATGCTTTCTTATCGTCCTTACGAAGACCACTAGAGGTATATGGAACGGTAGCTTGATTCAGTGGAAAGTGTCCCACTTCCGTCCGGATGGGCTGCGGGGGATAAGCAGGACCGTCTAG
- a CDS encoding carbohydrate ABC transporter permease produces the protein MRTSSLRAEHRFWNTLRRILIVIFLIFILLPIGYVILISLTPDTQVGDGSLWPTHLAWGNYVKMWQTIHLARDIRNSVIISGFAGVIATLIALGAAYVLARFKFRGRRVFLLSLITMQTVPQVMLLLPLFVIFVIIQRTIAVQMVGQYYTVVLTYMTFALPFACWLLLSYMANIPLELEEAAAVDGCARLGIVRHIVFPLILPGLVVAFVFSFLLGWSDVLFASVLTNGGTQTVAVGLQAYVASGQAGGDVFWGQLMAASLTSGIPIIIIFLFVQKYIIGGLAAGSVKG, from the coding sequence ATGAGAACCTCATCGCTCCGCGCAGAACATAGATTTTGGAATACGCTGCGCCGCATTCTCATTGTAATTTTCTTGATATTTATTCTGTTGCCGATAGGCTACGTCATATTGATCTCGCTCACCCCAGACACGCAGGTTGGTGACGGATCGCTATGGCCAACCCATTTGGCCTGGGGGAACTACGTCAAGATGTGGCAGACGATTCATCTCGCTCGCGACATTCGCAACTCTGTCATCATCAGTGGATTCGCAGGCGTGATTGCCACCCTCATTGCCCTCGGCGCAGCGTATGTTTTGGCACGGTTCAAATTTCGCGGGCGTAGGGTTTTCCTGCTTTCTCTCATCACCATGCAAACGGTCCCTCAGGTTATGCTCTTGCTGCCCCTATTCGTCATCTTCGTCATCATTCAGCGCACCATTGCTGTTCAGATGGTGGGTCAATATTACACCGTTGTCCTGACCTACATGACGTTCGCACTTCCTTTTGCTTGTTGGCTGCTTCTGTCGTACATGGCGAACATCCCACTTGAACTCGAGGAAGCGGCCGCCGTCGACGGGTGTGCTCGGTTGGGGATTGTGCGGCATATCGTGTTTCCCTTGATTCTACCCGGCCTTGTTGTGGCGTTTGTGTTTTCATTTCTCCTCGGCTGGAGCGATGTATTGTTCGCCAGCGTCTTGACCAACGGCGGTACCCAGACGGTGGCCGTCGGTTTACAGGCGTATGTGGCGAGCGGCCAGGCGGGCGGCGATGTCTTTTGGGGCCAATTGATGGCCGCGAGTTTAACCAGTGGCATTCCCATCATCATCATCTTCCTGTTTGTTCAGAAGTACATCATCGGTGGACTCGCTGCAGGGTCCGTCAAGGGCTAA
- a CDS encoding ABC transporter permease, with the protein MFSPMLTNEFADIVLQRARLRRIVGQRFLRNPTFFLGAVIFVGFLFFCFAGPILDRASPLTIHLNVVGQPPSARWPLGTDELGRNELTRLMYGGRLILLIGLVSAVTATVLGLWAGVMSGVYGGAIDRVLSWTMDVVSSVPQLVPLLLFEVLVGTSPLTMIVVVAATSWPFVGRPVRVEVMSLCTREFVMAAESMGTSRRRIILRHLLPNLWPTLLTSVSTCVGTAILVIATASFLGFNLPPPYPDWGSMIAQGMSGLYDGYWWLITLPGACIVLVQLALNLMGDAVRDGVDSQPEVRV; encoded by the coding sequence ATGTTTAGCCCGATGCTTACGAACGAGTTCGCCGACATCGTGTTGCAGCGCGCGCGTTTACGCAGAATCGTTGGGCAAAGGTTTCTTCGCAACCCCACATTCTTTCTCGGAGCCGTCATCTTCGTTGGCTTTCTGTTCTTCTGCTTTGCTGGCCCGATTCTAGATAGAGCGAGTCCATTAACGATTCACCTCAACGTCGTCGGTCAACCCCCATCTGCAAGGTGGCCATTGGGGACGGACGAGCTCGGCCGTAACGAGCTAACACGGCTGATGTATGGGGGCCGCCTCATACTGTTGATAGGTCTGGTGTCGGCAGTCACGGCGACCGTATTAGGCTTATGGGCCGGGGTGATGTCTGGCGTTTACGGAGGTGCGATAGACCGAGTTCTCTCGTGGACTATGGACGTCGTCAGCAGTGTGCCTCAACTCGTACCGCTGCTATTATTTGAAGTTCTCGTTGGTACTTCGCCATTGACCATGATTGTAGTGGTGGCGGCCACATCGTGGCCTTTCGTCGGTCGTCCAGTCCGCGTGGAAGTGATGTCCCTGTGCACGCGTGAATTTGTCATGGCCGCAGAATCAATGGGAACGAGTCGTCGCCGCATTATCTTGCGGCACCTTCTGCCCAATCTGTGGCCCACCTTATTGACATCGGTCAGTACTTGTGTCGGAACCGCCATTTTGGTGATTGCCACGGCGAGTTTTCTTGGCTTCAATCTCCCACCCCCTTACCCTGATTGGGGGTCCATGATTGCGCAGGGAATGTCCGGACTCTACGACGGGTACTGGTGGCTGATAACTTTGCCTGGGGCGTGCATAGTGTTGGTTCAGTTGGCGCTCAATTTGATGGGAGATGCAGTCCGTGATGGCGTTGATTCACAACCGGAGGTGAGGGTATGA
- a CDS encoding sugar ABC transporter permease, with the protein MLPRSTQGESGTGGQLATIPQEPTPVPSSILQAKYTKVRKGERSVYWMMVPALLLLLVLVALPFLLSVYTSLTRLNQYTITDWLRAPFIGIDNYITAIRQGNALGASALQSVFVSVAFSIGTTVLLTPIGIIAALLVNKPFTGRRWIRALFLLPYITPVFVNAITWRLLFMTKWGLIDRTLGFLHIASKQTLWLIGPHSFWAMVIADVWASWPFLYLMVLAGLQGISDELYQSAFIDGASRVRSFFSITLPMLRPILGLALLLSTLNHFNNFTLPFMMFGTPPSPSADVLPLNVYVTSFQTFNFGLGSAMSIITLILMMIPAFFYIRMLRLGEESA; encoded by the coding sequence TTGTTACCAAGAAGCACGCAAGGAGAGAGTGGGACGGGGGGCCAGTTGGCGACAATCCCGCAAGAGCCGACGCCGGTTCCGAGTTCGATACTGCAGGCGAAGTACACGAAGGTGCGCAAAGGCGAGCGTTCTGTTTACTGGATGATGGTTCCTGCATTGTTGCTGTTGCTGGTTCTTGTCGCTCTTCCGTTCTTACTGAGTGTATATACAAGTCTGACCCGTCTCAATCAGTACACAATTACTGATTGGCTGCGCGCACCGTTCATCGGCATCGATAACTACATCACTGCAATACGTCAAGGCAATGCCCTTGGTGCTTCAGCCCTGCAGAGTGTATTCGTGAGTGTTGCCTTCTCAATCGGGACCACGGTCTTACTGACCCCGATTGGCATCATTGCAGCGCTCCTGGTGAATAAACCCTTTACAGGACGACGATGGATTCGAGCCTTATTTCTCTTACCTTATATTACGCCAGTTTTCGTGAATGCGATTACATGGAGACTGCTGTTCATGACAAAGTGGGGGCTGATTGATAGAACATTGGGATTTCTGCACATTGCTTCGAAGCAGACGTTGTGGCTGATAGGGCCACATAGCTTTTGGGCGATGGTCATTGCGGATGTGTGGGCCTCGTGGCCATTCCTATATCTGATGGTCCTCGCCGGATTGCAAGGGATATCCGATGAACTGTACCAATCCGCTTTCATTGACGGGGCGTCGCGAGTGAGAAGTTTCTTTAGCATCACGTTGCCAATGCTTCGGCCCATTTTGGGATTAGCATTACTCCTCTCCACGTTGAATCACTTTAACAACTTTACATTGCCGTTCATGATGTTCGGGACACCCCCTTCACCTTCCGCTGACGTGTTGCCCTTGAACGTGTATGTGACGTCGTTCCAGACGTTTAACTTTGGACTCGGTTCGGCGATGTCCATCATCACGCTGATACTGATGATGATTCCGGCATTTTTCTACATCAGGATGTTGCGGCTCGGGGAGGAATCCGCATGA
- a CDS encoding ABC transporter permease, translating into MADGMMTTTTTQVTVRPAQETSLRRLLGMPNFNVGATIMLVLVVACYGARFVLGTDANHINPAVSLLPPGPLHIFGTDRFGRDLFVRILYGGELSIAASFIAVIISLVGGIVIGFIAGWSGGMTDMVLMRLMDLLLAFPGILLALSISAILGPGLVNALIAIGVSSIPVYARLVHSLTHQAKNYVYVESARIVGASNTRIVLRHILPNILAPLLVTATTGLGWAMLWEAALSFLGLGVQPPTPDWGSILNSGTEFLQSAWWISVFPGVFITLFVIAVNLMGDSLRDLIDFKRKA; encoded by the coding sequence ATGGCTGATGGCATGATGACTACGACGACAACCCAAGTCACGGTCCGGCCTGCGCAGGAAACCTCCCTGCGCCGGCTCTTGGGGATGCCAAACTTCAATGTTGGCGCGACGATTATGCTTGTCTTGGTGGTGGCTTGTTACGGCGCAAGATTTGTCCTTGGCACAGACGCAAATCACATTAACCCGGCGGTAAGCCTGCTTCCACCCGGACCACTCCACATCTTCGGGACGGACAGGTTTGGACGCGACCTCTTTGTCCGAATCCTATATGGCGGTGAGTTGTCGATTGCCGCAAGCTTTATTGCAGTGATTATCAGTCTCGTCGGCGGCATCGTCATTGGCTTCATCGCGGGTTGGTCGGGTGGTATGACGGACATGGTGCTGATGCGCCTGATGGACCTGCTGCTCGCCTTTCCAGGCATTCTCCTCGCGCTCAGTATTTCCGCGATTCTTGGACCCGGACTCGTCAATGCGCTCATCGCCATTGGTGTGTCTTCAATCCCTGTGTACGCGAGACTGGTGCACAGTCTGACGCATCAAGCAAAAAACTACGTGTACGTTGAGAGTGCGAGGATTGTCGGTGCATCGAACACGAGGATAGTACTCAGACACATCCTCCCAAACATCCTGGCACCACTGCTCGTCACTGCCACAACGGGACTTGGCTGGGCGATGCTGTGGGAAGCAGCTCTTTCATTTTTGGGGCTGGGAGTCCAGCCGCCAACGCCTGATTGGGGGTCGATTTTGAACAGCGGTACAGAATTCTTGCAATCTGCGTGGTGGATATCTGTGTTTCCAGGTGTATTCATCACACTGTTTGTCATCGCAGTGAACCTGATGGGGGATTCGCTGCGGGACCTGATAGATTTCAAACGCAAGGCCTGA
- a CDS encoding ABC transporter substrate-binding protein: MNRKVRVIGSLGLIAGITSALAGCGKAPVGAPVNSSTTIPSKVVSSSSSQNIVVAFPYQPDTLDPNVSGQAISGMIDRNIVDTLVWINAKGQPTPDLATKWSIDATKTVYTFTLRQGVKFQDGTPFNANAVVFNLNRIENPATKSQSAISELGPFKSVKALSAYKVQITLKQPFAPLLTYLGTPNLGILSPTAVQKNSQAMATMPVGTGPFEVAKWVPQQEVVLKKNPNYNWAPPALNHSGPATLNSITFKFVQNAQNRVSALQTGEAQAIDTVPPTSFDALKQDANVTTYDTPYPGTPRYLAFNTSKWPTNDVKVRQALEYAVDRQGVIKAADSGVYSVAWGPLQAGTIGYNPSFQGMYAYNVNKAASILQQDGWSKVNGKWTKAGKTLSVSIYAISGVEDWTDIATAVQAYLQQFGVDAKVVALAEPAWYAAIMKGSSDNMTATYFMGTDPDILRSLFTPGAFGNWSLYSNPTVTQELNQASQTPVMADRLKIYNKVQQTIMNEAVMMPIYNEGDLYATTKNLTGLTFDMSGYPVYLSAKLK, encoded by the coding sequence ATGAACAGGAAAGTCCGTGTAATTGGAAGCCTGGGGTTGATAGCCGGAATCACGTCCGCGCTTGCCGGCTGCGGCAAGGCACCTGTTGGTGCACCTGTAAACAGCAGCACAACGATCCCGAGCAAAGTGGTGTCTTCCTCCTCTTCGCAAAACATCGTGGTTGCCTTTCCGTATCAGCCAGACACGCTTGACCCGAACGTCTCCGGACAGGCGATTAGCGGCATGATAGACCGGAACATCGTGGATACACTGGTGTGGATTAACGCCAAGGGCCAACCTACTCCAGATTTGGCGACGAAATGGAGCATAGATGCGACGAAGACGGTCTACACCTTCACCCTCCGGCAAGGTGTCAAGTTCCAAGACGGAACTCCGTTTAACGCAAACGCCGTGGTGTTTAACCTAAACCGCATTGAGAATCCGGCGACCAAGTCACAGAGTGCAATATCCGAGTTAGGGCCGTTCAAGAGTGTCAAAGCGTTATCGGCATACAAGGTTCAAATTACCTTAAAGCAGCCATTTGCGCCCTTGCTGACATACCTCGGGACGCCAAACTTGGGTATCCTGTCGCCAACGGCGGTTCAGAAGAACAGTCAGGCGATGGCGACGATGCCCGTGGGAACAGGGCCATTCGAAGTTGCAAAGTGGGTGCCGCAACAAGAGGTCGTGTTGAAGAAAAACCCCAACTACAACTGGGCACCGCCCGCCTTGAATCACTCTGGGCCCGCTACTTTAAACAGCATCACGTTTAAATTCGTACAAAATGCACAAAACCGCGTTTCAGCCCTGCAGACCGGTGAGGCCCAGGCGATTGACACGGTTCCGCCAACGTCATTTGATGCGCTCAAACAAGACGCAAATGTCACGACGTATGATACCCCTTACCCTGGCACGCCCCGTTACCTGGCATTCAACACCTCAAAGTGGCCTACCAACGATGTCAAGGTCAGACAAGCCCTTGAGTATGCCGTGGACAGGCAGGGAGTCATTAAGGCAGCAGACAGCGGTGTGTATTCCGTCGCTTGGGGACCCCTTCAGGCTGGCACGATTGGCTATAACCCGAGTTTTCAAGGCATGTACGCGTACAACGTCAACAAGGCTGCGAGCATCCTGCAGCAGGATGGATGGTCGAAAGTAAACGGCAAATGGACAAAGGCTGGTAAGACGCTGTCTGTCTCCATTTATGCCATCTCGGGCGTGGAGGACTGGACGGACATTGCGACCGCGGTACAGGCCTACCTGCAGCAGTTTGGCGTCGATGCCAAGGTGGTTGCACTCGCAGAGCCGGCTTGGTATGCCGCAATCATGAAAGGCAGCAGCGACAACATGACGGCTACGTACTTCATGGGAACAGACCCGGATATTCTGCGCTCCCTGTTCACCCCTGGGGCATTTGGGAACTGGTCTCTGTACAGCAACCCTACTGTGACACAGGAGTTGAACCAGGCCTCGCAAACGCCCGTGATGGCAGACCGGCTGAAGATTTACAACAAAGTTCAACAGACCATCATGAATGAAGCCGTGATGATGCCCATCTACAACGAAGGCGACCTCTATGCAACGACGAAGAATCTCACCGGACTGACTTTCGATATGAGCGGATACCCGGTATACCTTTCCGCGAAGCTCAAGTAG
- a CDS encoding LysR family transcriptional regulator gives MDLQLLAFVTVAEEKNFTRAAEKLRISQPAISQHIQALEQKLDVKLLDRTNKYVRLNKAGELVYHHAKDILGLYSQMDRLVQDLKEDASGPLSIGASFTFGEYVLPHIIAGFRNSYPKIMPAISIGNTHTVVGKVARGELDIGIIEGHVVDKNGIDVEPLSDDTVVVVASSRHPLFKSGLVTSEQLAEEPWIVREIGSGTREITDVVLKTYDIHPSTMVEYGSTQVIKESVEAGLGIALLSKWVVRKELMWGTLREISLADAPIKRQFSVVMRKSDFQTKATRLFRGFLHQQAPKLAEYFA, from the coding sequence ATGGACCTACAACTTCTTGCATTCGTGACCGTCGCAGAAGAAAAAAACTTCACAAGAGCAGCGGAAAAATTACGCATCAGCCAACCCGCTATCAGTCAGCACATCCAAGCGTTAGAGCAGAAGCTTGACGTGAAGTTGCTGGACCGAACGAACAAATATGTACGGCTAAACAAAGCCGGTGAGCTTGTGTATCACCATGCAAAGGACATCTTGGGTCTTTACAGTCAAATGGATAGACTTGTACAGGACTTAAAGGAAGATGCCAGCGGACCGCTCAGCATCGGGGCTAGTTTCACGTTCGGAGAATACGTTCTGCCGCACATCATTGCAGGGTTTCGAAACAGCTACCCGAAGATTATGCCAGCGATTTCGATTGGCAACACACACACCGTCGTGGGCAAGGTTGCGCGGGGAGAACTGGATATCGGCATCATTGAGGGTCACGTCGTTGATAAGAACGGTATCGACGTTGAACCCTTGTCAGACGATACCGTTGTCGTGGTCGCATCCAGCCGGCATCCACTGTTCAAAAGCGGGCTTGTGACTTCAGAGCAACTTGCGGAAGAACCTTGGATTGTCCGGGAAATCGGCTCCGGAACTCGTGAAATCACAGATGTCGTCTTGAAAACTTACGATATACATCCAAGTACGATGGTGGAATACGGCAGTACACAAGTCATCAAAGAATCCGTCGAAGCTGGATTAGGGATTGCCTTATTATCAAAATGGGTGGTCCGCAAAGAACTCATGTGGGGGACTTTGCGTGAAATTTCACTGGCGGATGCTCCAATCAAAAGGCAATTTTCCGTTGTCATGAGGAAATCTGATTTCCAGACAAAGGCCACTCGTCTGTTCCGAGGATTCTTGCATCAACAAGCGCCAAAGTTGGCAGAATACTTTGCCTAG
- a CDS encoding ABC transporter permease, with translation MRRFIPRRTLEALLALLGLSLVVFFMLHLDHTDPARGMLGKAWTPQRGAALDSELGLNQPVFVQYLLWMRALFRVGGLGTVIKYELPPTLELLIMSITVALVTSICLAQWQIHAPGRFVDRFVSVVTGMLSAVPGFVMGSVLLYFLAFNVSWFPPNALTPRGSGPLEWIHYHTLPTAALAVSVIGPWTRQLRTSLGAEAQSDHVRTARSKGTRESRVIAKHMRRNAILPLISLVGLSLPTMMNTLIAVEIIYGVQGAGTALISSLDVSLFAQATTVALVFAFLSIFGSMMADLVYGLVDPRIQYR, from the coding sequence ATGAGGAGGTTCATCCCACGCCGGACCCTAGAAGCGCTCCTTGCCCTACTCGGGCTCAGCCTTGTTGTATTCTTCATGCTGCACCTGGACCACACCGACCCGGCACGGGGAATGTTGGGCAAGGCATGGACACCTCAGCGCGGTGCAGCGTTAGATAGCGAGCTCGGATTAAATCAGCCTGTGTTCGTTCAATACCTTCTGTGGATGCGAGCCCTCTTCAGGGTCGGCGGGTTAGGAACAGTCATCAAGTATGAGCTGCCCCCCACGTTGGAATTGCTCATCATGAGTATCACCGTGGCGCTCGTGACATCCATCTGTCTCGCTCAGTGGCAAATCCATGCTCCGGGGAGGTTCGTTGATAGGTTTGTATCGGTGGTAACTGGAATGTTGAGCGCGGTTCCAGGTTTTGTAATGGGGAGTGTGTTGTTGTATTTTCTTGCGTTTAACGTCAGTTGGTTCCCACCGAACGCCCTCACACCTCGAGGAAGCGGCCCTCTTGAGTGGATTCACTATCATACCCTGCCGACAGCGGCATTAGCTGTCAGCGTGATTGGTCCGTGGACTCGGCAACTTCGCACGTCATTGGGCGCAGAGGCACAAAGCGACCATGTACGCACTGCACGTTCGAAGGGGACGCGCGAAAGCCGCGTCATTGCCAAGCACATGAGACGTAATGCGATACTCCCGCTCATCAGTCTAGTCGGTTTGTCACTGCCAACAATGATGAATACATTGATAGCCGTTGAAATCATTTACGGAGTACAAGGTGCAGGTACCGCACTTATCTCATCCCTGGATGTGTCTTTGTTCGCTCAGGCCACCACCGTTGCGCTAGTGTTCGCCTTTTTATCAATATTCGGGAGTATGATGGCTGATTTGGTTTACGGACTGGTGGACCCTCGCATCCAGTACCGGTGA
- a CDS encoding PrsW family intramembrane metalloprotease has product MFHVFLSRSYWGILLLAIVPILLETIGVNVVSGMLVYFSLFWFFIFRSIVKTTPLRRSIMADILAYGFTAVLGTAVAFYAESFWVSIGAGPLLQSSLPSVTVPAFVVVVGLSEEFAKQIIVVAAVVFVRMRHLRVKPFEFMMMGISSGLGFSAVENVSYVQRGLINEVVHHTVGVGLVTALSRALYTPFLHAVFAGIAAYGLGLAAEKGRNAWWVALATWLLAACFHGFYDATVGIHVTWALVDVAIAYFVFLTFLLHEKENSGGA; this is encoded by the coding sequence TTGTTTCACGTTTTCTTATCGCGCTCGTACTGGGGCATCTTGCTGCTTGCCATCGTCCCCATCTTGCTTGAGACCATCGGGGTCAATGTCGTGTCAGGGATGTTGGTGTACTTTTCCCTGTTTTGGTTTTTCATCTTTCGTTCCATTGTGAAGACGACACCGCTGCGCCGCTCTATCATGGCCGATATCTTGGCCTACGGATTCACAGCAGTGTTAGGCACAGCAGTGGCATTTTACGCGGAGAGTTTCTGGGTATCCATCGGCGCAGGGCCGTTGTTGCAATCGTCTCTTCCGTCCGTGACGGTTCCAGCGTTCGTCGTCGTTGTCGGTTTGAGCGAAGAATTTGCAAAGCAAATTATCGTAGTTGCGGCTGTTGTATTTGTCCGAATGCGACATCTACGAGTCAAGCCGTTTGAATTCATGATGATGGGCATCAGTTCTGGACTCGGGTTTTCCGCAGTCGAAAATGTGTCGTACGTGCAACGAGGTTTAATAAACGAGGTGGTTCATCACACCGTCGGCGTCGGTTTGGTCACGGCCCTCAGTCGAGCACTCTACACCCCCTTCTTACACGCCGTCTTTGCAGGAATCGCTGCATACGGTCTCGGACTTGCGGCAGAGAAAGGTCGCAACGCATGGTGGGTCGCACTCGCAACGTGGTTGCTTGCCGCATGTTTTCATGGATTCTACGATGCTACCGTTGGTATTCATGTGACCTGGGCACTTGTAGACGTCGCGATTGCGTACTTCGTCTTTCTCACGTTCTTACTTCACGAAAAGGAAAACTCAGGCGGAGCCTGA